The sequence GGGGGCAAGGACGATCTCGATCCGCCGGTTCAGCCGGCGCCCCTCCTCGGTGTCGTTGCTGGCCACGGGGCGGAACTGCGAGTAGCCGGCCGCCGAGATCTTCTCCGCCACGATCCCCACCCGCTCCTGAAGGAAGCGAGCCACGGTCGTCGCCCGGGCCGTCGAGAGCTCCCAGTTCGTCGGGAACCGCTGGGCCAGCGCAGCGCCGATCGGGACGTTGTCGGTGTGCCCCTCGATCCGGATCTCCTTCCCCTCTACCCCCTTCAGGATGTCCCCGACCCGCTGCAGGACCTCGAGGCCGCGAGGCTTGATCTCGGTCCGCCCGGAGTCGAAGAGGATCTTGTCCACCAGGTTCACGGTGAGGAGGTCCCGGTACTGCGTGACCTGGATCTCCCCGGCCTCGATCTCCTTCTTGAGGTCTTTCACCAGGTTATCGTAGGTGGCGGTGAGCTTCGCGAGCTCCGCCTCCTTCTCGCGGGTGATCTGGGCGAGGCGGGCCACCTCCGCCTGGTGCTGCTCCACGCCGGTCTTGAGCCGCCCCACCTCGCGCTCCACCGCCGCCCGGGCCTCCTGGGCGCGCTGGAGCTCCCCCTGCAGGTCCCGCACCTGTTGCTGGCGCTGTTCCGCCAGCAGGCCGAGGCGGGCCCCCTCCACCTCCAGGCCCCGGTTCCGGTCGATGAGTTCCGACATCCGCTTCGCCTGCTCGTCGGCCCGCGCCCGAAGCGCCTGGTGCAGCTCCCGGTTCTCGCCCTG is a genomic window of Candidatus Methylomirabilis sp. containing:
- a CDS encoding OmpA family protein; protein product: MAAAGLALLLVAGCAPQSELTAREQALELTRRQLTRAEDEGKALARRVEALERAVADLTAARTQLEGQRAELSATVEKMQGENRELHQALRARADEQAKRMSELIDRNRGLEVEGARLGLLAEQRQQQVRDLQGELQRAQEARAAVEREVGRLKTGVEQHQAEVARLAQITREKEAELAKLTATYDNLVKDLKKEIEAGEIQVTQYRDLLTVNLVDKILFDSGRTEIKPRGLEVLQRVGDILKGVEGKEIRIEGHTDNVPIGAALAQRFPTNWELSTARATTVARFLQERVGIVAEKISAAGYSQFRPVASNDTEEGRRLNRRIEIVLAPLPVGQQGARP